Proteins from a genomic interval of Xylocopa sonorina isolate GNS202 unplaced genomic scaffold, iyXylSono1_principal scaffold0392, whole genome shotgun sequence:
- the LOC143432480 gene encoding uncharacterized protein LOC143432480 — MIESLQSGVVELVVASEPYFIHDKPSWISDTEGKVAIIQAPPSWSLQDFDQLLDEVGGVVRRHAHLPTFVLGDLNVHSTLWNSSRTNQRGHSTMDWAASINLKLLNHGDSSTCVRQQGESKVDLSFANSAAARRVTKWIVDTAETLSDYIYIRISVSKIQERRTATKNQNKWSLRRMDDDLFMAATLVATWPDEPTEEAVVESEADWFTRTSCDKEVESTSLGRAARNFAREPVGASV; from the exons ATGATCGAGAGCCTACAAAGCGGCGTGGTCGAGTTAGTGGTGGCATCCGAGCCGTATTTTATCCACGACAAGCCGTCGTGGATAAGCGATACGGAAGGAAAGGTCGCGATCATCCAG GCGCCGCCGAGCTGGTCGTTGCAAGATTTCGACCAGCTTTTGGATGAAGTGGGAGGGGTGGTAAGACGCCACGCCCACCTACCAACGTTCGTCTTGGGAGATTTGAACGTGCATTCAACGCTCTGGAATTCCTCAAGAACGAATCAACGCGGCCACTCTACGATGGACTGGGCAGCTTCCATTAATTTAAAGTTATTAAATCATGGAGACTCCAGTACGTGCGTGCGTCAACAGGGCGAGAGTAAGGTCGACCTCTCGTTCGCGAACAGCGCCGCAGCTCGTAGAGTTACGAAGTGGATAGTAGATACGGCTGAGACCTTATCAGACTATATTTATATAAGGATCAGCGTATCTAAAATTCAAGAGAGGAGAACAGCGAccaaaaatcaaaataaatggtcGCTGAGAAGAATGGACGATGACCTATTTATGGCAGCAACCCTCGTGGCTACCTGGCCGGACGAACCGACCGAAGAGGCCGTAGTCGAGAGCGAAGCGGATTGGTTTACGAGGACAAGCTGCGATAAAGAAGTCGAAAGCACGAGCCTGGGACGGGCTGCTCGAAACTTTGCGCGAGAACCCGTGGGGGCGTCCGTATAA